One genomic segment of Impatiens glandulifera chromosome 6, dImpGla2.1, whole genome shotgun sequence includes these proteins:
- the LOC124942310 gene encoding probable dolichyl-diphosphooligosaccharide--protein glycosyltransferase subunit 3B: MAAAAMSHLFSLLIILFSFITLFTTSSCSDDDLVSDLLYRQSQSETGVIHLNDHLISQFLSSKTPRSYSLIIFFDALQLHDKAELHLKSLLKEFDLLSSSFIENNKDNPSSRSKLFFCTIEFKESQSTFAKFGVNSLPHIRIVPPTAVSLKDDSFQMDAGEFSRLADAMVQFVESKTNLIVGPLHRPPVLSKKQVVFIIVALLICFPFAVKKFIAGETILHSKKLWMGGAVFVYFFSVSGTMHNIIRKMPMFMTDRNDPNKLVFFYKGTGMQLGAEGFSVGFLYTVVGLLLALVVHLLVKARNANLQRTVMLFAIAVSFWSVKKVIFLDNWKTGYTIHMYWPSSW; this comes from the coding sequence ATGGCTGCAGCTGCAATGTCGcatcttttctctctcctaatcaTCCTCTTCTCCTTCATCACTCTCTTCACAACCTCCTCCTGCTCCGACGACGATCTAGTTTCCGATCTCCTCTACCGTCAATCCCAATCTGAAACCGGCGTAATCCACCTCAATGACCACCTCATCTCCCAATTCCTCTCCTCCAAAACCCCCCGATCTTACTCTCTCATCATCTTCTTCGATGCCCTTCAGCTCCACGACAAGGCCGAACTTCATCTCAAAAGTCTGTTAAAAGAATTCGATCTACTATCATCCTCCTTCATCGAGAACAACAAAGACAATCCATCATCTAGATCTAAACTCTTCTTCTGTACGATAGAGTTTAAAGAATCCCAATCCACCTTCGCTAAATTCGGCGTCAATTCACTTCCCCACATCCGCATCGTCCCTCCAACTGCTGTTAGTCTAAAGGACGATTCTTTCCAAATGGACGCTGGCGAATTCTCTAGACTTGCTGATGCCATGGTTCAATTCGTTGAATCGAAGACGAATCTCATTGTTGGCCCACTTCATCGTCCGCCGGTTCTTTCCAAGAAACAAGTAGTTTTCATCATAGTTGCTCTGTTAATTTGTTTCCCTTTTGCTGTGAAAAAGTTTATTGCAGGGGAAACTATTCTACACAGCAAAAAACTATGGATGGGAGGGGCGGTTTTCGTCTATTTCTTCAGTGTTTCTGGAACAATGCACAATATAATTAGGAAGATGCCTATGTTTATGACGGACAGAAACGATCCAAACAAGTTGGTCTTCTTTTACAAAGGAACTGGAATGCAACTGGGAGCAGAGGGATTTTCAGTTGGGTTTTTGTATACGGTTGTCGGATTGTTGCTTGCACTTGTAGTTCATCTTCTAGTAAAGGCGAGGAATGCGAACTTGCAGCGCACAGTGATGTTGTTTGCGATTGCGGTTTCTTTCTGGTCAGTGAAGAAAGTTATATTCTTAGATAATTGGAAGACTGGATACACAATTCACATGTACTGGCCTTCTAGCTGGTAG